In a single window of the Delftia tsuruhatensis genome:
- a CDS encoding NADP-dependent malic enzyme yields MSDNTAPTPSDKRAQLRRAALEYHEFPKPGKLTIVPTKPMANQHDLALAYSPGVAAPCEEIVKDPAAAFKYTARGNLVAVISNGTAVLGLGDIGALASKPVMEGKAVLFKKFAGVDVFDIEINEKDPQKLVDVIAALEPTFGAINLEDIKAPECFFVERELRRRLKIPVFHDDQHGTAITVAAAMVNALKVAGKKIEEVRLVASGAGAAALACLNLLLKVGLRRENVFVTDLAGVVYEGRTELMDEDKALFARATELRTLGQVIEGADVFLGLSAGGVLKQDMVARMAARPVIFALANPNPEIVPEDVKAVRSDAIIATGRSDYPNQVNNVLCFPYIFRGALDCGATTITTEMEIATVHAIAELAQAEQSEEVAAAYVGEQLTFGPEYLIPKPFDPRLMMKIASAVAQAAAECGVAQRPIQDMDAYRAHLQTFVYASGTMMKPLFAAAKKAAKKRVAYAEGEEERILRAAQIVVDERIARPTLIGRPAIIAQRIEKFGLRLKEGQDYDVVNVEHDERYRDFWQTYHRMTERKGITVPIAKIEMRRRLTLIGSMLLHKGEVDGLISGTWGQTSHHLQYVDQVIGRRAGVQTYACMNGLLLPDRQVFLVDTHVNYDPTAEQLAEITIMAAEEMMRFGIKPKAALLSHSNFGSSNQPSAIKMRQTLELLREQAPWLEVDGEMHGDVALDGKARAQLMPHSTLLGNANLLVMPNIDAANISYNLLKQAAGGGIAIGPVLLGAARPVHILTPSTTVRRIVNMTALTVADANANR; encoded by the coding sequence ATGTCCGACAACACGGCCCCGACCCCTTCCGATAAACGTGCCCAGCTGCGCCGTGCCGCACTCGAATACCACGAGTTCCCCAAGCCCGGCAAACTGACCATCGTCCCGACCAAGCCCATGGCCAACCAGCACGACCTGGCGCTGGCCTACTCGCCCGGCGTGGCCGCCCCCTGCGAAGAGATCGTCAAGGACCCCGCCGCCGCCTTCAAGTACACGGCGCGCGGCAACCTGGTGGCCGTGATCTCCAACGGCACGGCTGTGCTGGGCCTGGGCGACATCGGCGCGCTGGCCTCCAAGCCCGTGATGGAAGGCAAGGCCGTGCTGTTCAAGAAGTTCGCCGGCGTGGACGTCTTCGACATCGAGATCAACGAGAAGGACCCACAGAAGCTGGTCGACGTGATCGCCGCGCTGGAGCCCACCTTCGGCGCCATCAACCTGGAAGACATCAAGGCACCCGAGTGCTTCTTCGTGGAGCGCGAGCTGCGTCGCCGCCTGAAGATCCCCGTCTTCCACGACGACCAGCACGGCACGGCCATCACCGTGGCCGCGGCCATGGTCAATGCCCTGAAGGTCGCCGGCAAGAAGATCGAGGAGGTCAGGCTCGTGGCCTCGGGCGCGGGCGCCGCCGCCCTGGCCTGCCTGAACCTGCTGCTCAAGGTGGGCCTCAGGCGCGAGAACGTGTTCGTCACCGACCTGGCCGGCGTGGTCTATGAGGGCCGCACCGAGCTGATGGACGAGGACAAGGCCCTGTTCGCGCGCGCCACCGAACTGCGCACCCTGGGTCAGGTCATCGAAGGCGCCGACGTCTTCCTGGGCCTGTCGGCCGGCGGCGTGCTCAAGCAGGACATGGTGGCCAGGATGGCCGCGCGCCCCGTGATCTTCGCCCTGGCCAACCCCAATCCGGAGATCGTCCCCGAGGATGTGAAGGCCGTGCGCAGCGATGCCATCATCGCCACGGGCCGCTCGGACTACCCCAACCAGGTCAACAACGTCCTGTGCTTCCCCTACATCTTCCGGGGTGCGCTGGACTGCGGTGCGACCACCATCACCACCGAGATGGAGATCGCCACCGTGCACGCCATCGCCGAGCTGGCCCAGGCCGAGCAGAGCGAGGAAGTGGCGGCCGCCTACGTGGGCGAGCAGCTGACTTTCGGCCCCGAGTACCTGATTCCCAAGCCCTTCGATCCGCGCCTGATGATGAAGATCGCATCGGCCGTGGCCCAGGCCGCCGCCGAATGCGGCGTGGCCCAGCGCCCGATCCAGGACATGGATGCCTACCGCGCCCATCTGCAGACCTTCGTCTACGCCTCGGGCACGATGATGAAGCCGCTGTTCGCCGCAGCCAAGAAGGCGGCCAAGAAGCGCGTGGCCTACGCCGAAGGCGAGGAAGAGCGCATCCTGCGCGCCGCGCAGATCGTGGTGGACGAGCGCATCGCGCGCCCCACGCTGATCGGACGTCCGGCCATCATCGCCCAGCGCATCGAGAAGTTCGGCCTGCGCCTGAAGGAGGGCCAGGACTATGACGTGGTCAACGTCGAGCACGACGAGCGCTACCGCGACTTCTGGCAGACCTATCACCGCATGACCGAGCGCAAGGGCATCACCGTGCCCATCGCCAAGATCGAGATGCGCCGGCGCCTGACCCTGATCGGCTCCATGCTGCTGCACAAGGGCGAGGTGGATGGCCTGATCAGCGGCACCTGGGGGCAGACCTCGCACCACCTGCAGTACGTGGACCAGGTGATCGGCCGCCGCGCCGGCGTGCAGACCTATGCCTGCATGAACGGGCTGCTGCTGCCCGACCGCCAGGTCTTCCTGGTGGACACCCACGTCAACTACGACCCCACGGCCGAGCAGTTGGCCGAGATCACCATCATGGCCGCCGAGGAAATGATGCGCTTCGGCATCAAGCCCAAGGCCGCCCTGCTGTCGCACTCCAATTTCGGCTCCAGCAACCAGCCCAGCGCCATCAAGATGCGCCAGACCCTGGAGCTGCTGCGCGAACAGGCCCCCTGGCTGGAAGTGGACGGCGAGATGCATGGCGACGTGGCCCTGGACGGCAAGGCGCGCGCCCAGCTCATGCCCCACAGCACGCTGCTGGGCAATGCCAACCTGCTGGTCATGCCCAACATCGATGCCGCCAACATCAGCTACAACCTGCTCAAGCAGGCCGCCGGCGGCGGCATCGCCATCGGCCCGGTGCTGCTGGGCGCGGCGCGTCCCGTGCACATCCTCACGCCCAGCACCACGGTGCGCCGCATCGTCAACATGACGGCGCTGACGGTCGCTGACGCGAACGCGAACCGGTAA
- a CDS encoding ribonuclease, with product MLKAAAAKAYKSGLALIVGAAFVLSPSLADARRSVPESAEMPAVDTVALSELPREGRSTYALILRGGPFAHDKDGTVFGNRERILPRQTRGYYREYTVRTPGSRDRGARRIVCGGEPQRPDACYYTSDHYSSFRKIIE from the coding sequence ATGCTGAAGGCAGCCGCCGCCAAGGCGTACAAGTCCGGTCTAGCGCTCATCGTCGGGGCCGCCTTCGTGCTGTCGCCCTCGCTGGCCGATGCGCGCCGTTCGGTGCCCGAAAGCGCGGAGATGCCGGCCGTTGACACCGTGGCGCTTTCCGAGCTGCCACGCGAGGGGCGTTCCACCTATGCGCTGATCCTGCGTGGCGGACCCTTTGCCCATGACAAGGACGGCACGGTCTTCGGCAACCGGGAACGCATCCTGCCCCGTCAGACGCGCGGCTATTACCGCGAATACACGGTGCGCACGCCGGGCTCGCGTGATCGCGGCGCACGCCGCATCGTCTGCGGCGGCGAGCCCCAACGGCCCGATGCCTGCTATTACACCAGCGACCACTACAGCAGCTTTCGCAAGATCATCGAATGA
- a CDS encoding barstar family protein — translation MDAPLRKIPDTPLRNVRANIVQSIRAYRVQDLQQAAETLGCHFLYANLAHAQTKADILELLATQFFFPAHFGKNFDALYDCLTDPIHKAGPQPGFVLVLDQIPTTPKFDKEVREQLLDSFRDAAEYWAERKIPFRCFYSFL, via the coding sequence ATGGATGCACCACTTCGTAAGATCCCCGACACCCCGCTGCGGAACGTGCGCGCCAACATCGTGCAGTCCATCCGCGCCTACAGGGTGCAGGATCTGCAACAGGCGGCCGAGACGCTGGGGTGCCATTTCCTGTATGCCAACCTGGCCCATGCCCAGACCAAGGCCGACATCCTGGAGCTGCTGGCCACGCAGTTTTTCTTTCCCGCGCATTTCGGCAAGAACTTCGATGCGCTCTACGACTGCCTGACCGACCCCATCCACAAGGCCGGACCGCAGCCGGGCTTCGTGCTCGTGCTCGACCAGATCCCGACCACGCCCAAGTTCGACAAGGAAGTCCGGGAGCAGTTGCTGGACAGTTTCCGTGACGCGGCCGAGTATTGGGCCGAGCGCAAGATTCCCTTCCGCTGCTTCTACTCTTTCCTCTGA
- the rsmA gene encoding 16S rRNA (adenine(1518)-N(6)/adenine(1519)-N(6))-dimethyltransferase RsmA yields MKHIPRKRFGQNFLTDGGIIDSIVRAIDPRPGQPMVEIGPGLMALTQPLVERLGRLTVIELDRDLAVRLRLHEQLDVVESDVLKVDFRAIAVRLGVARLRIAGNLPYNISSPILFHLLEQVDVVEDQHFMLQKEVIDRMVAAPATAAYGRLTVMLQWRYAMENVLFVPPGSFDPPPKVDSAVVRMVPRETPAALDAKLLEELVQVAFSQRRKILRNTLGRWLEGKGFEGEFDLQRRAEEVPVAEYEALAAGLSRR; encoded by the coding sequence ATGAAACATATTCCTCGCAAACGTTTCGGCCAGAACTTCCTGACAGACGGCGGCATCATCGATTCCATCGTGCGTGCCATCGATCCCCGGCCGGGCCAGCCCATGGTCGAGATCGGTCCGGGCCTGATGGCGCTGACACAGCCCCTGGTGGAACGCCTGGGCCGGCTCACCGTGATCGAGCTGGACCGGGACCTGGCCGTGCGCCTGCGCCTGCACGAGCAGCTGGATGTGGTCGAGTCCGACGTGCTCAAGGTGGACTTCCGTGCCATCGCCGTGCGCCTGGGCGTGGCCAGGCTGCGCATCGCCGGCAACCTGCCCTACAACATCTCCAGCCCCATCCTGTTTCACCTGCTCGAGCAGGTGGATGTGGTCGAGGACCAGCATTTCATGTTGCAAAAGGAGGTCATAGACCGCATGGTGGCCGCACCGGCCACGGCCGCCTATGGCCGGCTGACGGTGATGCTGCAGTGGCGCTACGCGATGGAGAACGTGCTGTTCGTGCCGCCCGGGAGTTTCGATCCACCACCCAAGGTGGACAGTGCCGTCGTGCGCATGGTCCCGCGCGAGACGCCTGCGGCCCTGGACGCGAAACTGCTGGAGGAACTGGTGCAGGTGGCCTTCAGCCAGCGGCGCAAGATCCTGCGCAACACGCTGGGGCGCTGGCTGGAAGGCAAGGGCTTCGAGGGGGAGTTCGATCTGCAGCGCCGTGCAGAAGAAGTGCCGGTGGCCGAATACGAGGCCCTGGCCGCCGGGCTGTCGCGCCGGTAG